The following are from one region of the Numenius arquata chromosome 23, bNumArq3.hap1.1, whole genome shotgun sequence genome:
- the STAT3 gene encoding signal transducer and activator of transcription 3 isoform X5, with product MAQWNQLQQLDTRYLEQLHQLYSDSFPMELRQFLAPWIESQDWAYAASKESHATLVFHNLLGEIDQQYSRFLQESNVLYQHNLRRIKQFLQSRYLEKPMEIARIVARCLWEESRLLQTAATAAQQGGQATHPTAAVVTEKQQMLEQHLQDVRKRVQDLEQKMKVVENLQDDFDFNYKTLKSQGDMQDLNGNNQSVTRQKMQQLEQMLTALDQMRRGIVSELAGLLSAMEYVQKMLADEELADWKRRQQIACIGGPPNICLDRLENWITSLAESQLQTRQQIKKLEELQQKVSYKGDPIVQHRPMLEERIVELFRNLMKSAFVVERQPCMPMHPDRPLVIKTGVQFTTKVRLLVKFPELNYQLKIKVCIDKDSGDVAALRGSRKFNILGTNTKVMNMEESNNGSLSAEFKHLTLREQRCGNGGRANCDASLIVTEELHLITFETEVYHQGLKIDLETHSLPVVVISNICQMPNAWASILWYNMLTNNPKNVNFFTKPPIGTWDQVAEVLSWQFSSTTKRGLSIEQLTTLAEKLLGPGVNYSGCQITWAKFCKENMAGKGFSFWVWLDNIIDLVKKYIMGFISKERERAILSTKPPGTFLLRFSESSKEGGITFTWVEKDISGKTQIQSVEPYTKQQLNNMSFAEIIMGYKIMDATNILVSPLVYLYPDIPKEEAFGKYCRSESQEHSEATDSGSAAPYLKTKFICVTPTSFSNSIDLPMSPRTLDSLMQFGNNSEGAEANAGGQFESLTFDMELTPECASSPM from the exons ATGGCGCAGTGgaaccagctgcagcagctcgACACGCGGTACCTGGAGCAGCTCCACCAGCTCTACAGCGACAGCTTTCCCATGGAGCTGCGGCAGTTCCTGGCCCCGTGGATCGAGAGCCAGGACTG GGCGTATGCGGCCAGCAAGGAGTCTCACGCCACGCTGGTGTTTCACAACCTGCTGGGGGAGATCGACCAGCAGTACAGCCGCTTCCTGCAGGAGTCCAACGTCCTCTACCAGCACAACCTGCGCCGCATCAAGCAGTTCCTGCAG AGCAGGTACTTGGAGAAGCCGATGGAAATCGCCCGCATCGTGGCTCGCTGCCTGTGGGAAGAGTCCCGGCTCCTCCAGACGGCTGCCACCGCCGCCCAG CAAGGGGGACAGGCAACGCATCCAACAGCGGCTGTCGTGACGGAAAAGCAGCAGATGCTGGAGCAGCACCTGCAGGATGTGAGGAAGAGAGTGCAG GATCTGGAGCAGAAGATGAAAGTGGTGGAGAATCTACAGGATGACTTTGATTTTAACTACAAGACTTTGAAAAGCCAAGGAG ACATGCAGGATCTGAATGGGAACAACCAGTCGGTGACCCGGCAGAAgatgcagcagctggagcagatgcTCACGGCACTGGACCAGATGCGAAGG GGAATTGTGAGCGAGCTGGCGGGGCTGCTGTCGGCCATGGAGTATGTGCAGAAGATGCTGGCAGATGAGGAGCTGGCAGACTGGAAGAGGCGGCAGCAAATTGCTTGCATCGGTGGCCCCCCCAATATCTGCTTAGATCGGCTGGAGAACTG gataacctctctcgccGAATCGCAGCTACAGACCCGGCAGCAGATCAAGAAGTTGGAAGAACTGCAGCAGAAAGTGTCCTACAAGGGTGACCCAATTGTCCAGCACCGGCCCATGCTGGAGGAGCGGATTGTGGAGCTGTTCCGGAACCTGATGAAAAG CGCTTTTGTGGTGGAGAGGCAGCCCTGCATGCCCATGCACCCCGACCGGCCCCTTGTCATCAAAACTGGGGTGCAGTTCACCACCAAAGTCAG GTTGTTGGTCAAGTTTCCAGAGCTGAACTATCAGCTGAAAATTAAAGTCTGCATTGACAA GGACTCCGGGGATGTTGCAGCGCTTCGGGG GTCCCGGAAGTTTAACATCCTGGGGACAAACACCAAGGTCATGAACATGGAGGAGTCGAACAACGGCAGCCTCTCCGCAGAGTTCAAGCACCTG ACCCTGCGGGAGCAGCGGTGTGGGAACGGAGGCCGAGCCAACTGCGAC GCCTCGCTGATAGTCACTGAGGAGCTGCACCTCATCACCTTTGAGACAGAGGTGTATCACCAGGGGCTGAAGATCGACCTGGAG ACCCACTCGCTGCCTGTGGTGGTTATCTCCAACATCTGCCAGATGCCCAATGCCTGGGCATCCATCCTGTGGTACAATATGCTGACCAACAACCCCAAG AACGTGAACTTCTTCACCAAGCCGCCCATCGGGACCTGGGACCAGGTGGCAGAGGTGCTGAGCTGGCAGTTCTCCTCCACCACGAAGCGCGGCCTCAGCATCGAGCAGCTGACAACGCTGGCAGAGAAACTCCTAG GGCCAGGTGTGAATTACTCCGGCTGTCAGATCACCTGGGCCAAGTTCTGCAAG GAGAACATGGCTGGCAAAGGCTTCTCTTTCTGGGTCTGGCTGGACAACATCATTGACTTGGTGAAAAA GTACATCATGGGGTTCATCAGCAAGGAGCGGGAGCGAGCCATCCTGAGCACCAAGCCCCCGGGGACCTTCCTGCTGCGCTTCAGCGAGAGCAGCAAGGAGGGCGGCATCACCTTCACCTGGGTGGAGAAGGACATCAGTG GGAAGACGCAGATCCAGTCCGTGGAGCCCTACACCAAGCAGCAGCTGAACAACATGTCGTTTGCGGAGATCATCATGGGCTACAAAATCATGGATGCCACCAACATCCTGGTGTCCCCCCTGGTGTACCTGTACCCCGACATCCCCAAGGAGGAGGCTTTTGGGAAGTACTGCCGCTCGGAGAGCCAGGAGCACTCCGAAGCCACCGACTCAGGTA gtGCTGCTCCCTATCTGAAGACCAAGTTCATCTGTGTCACCCC CACTTCCTTCAGCAACAGCATCGACCTGCCCATGTCCCCGCGCACCCTGGACTCGCTCATGCAGTTTGGCAACAACAGCGAGGGCGCGGAGGCCAATGCGGGAGGGCAGTTTG AGTCACTGACCTTCGACATGGAGCTGACGCCGGAGTGTGCTTCTTCACCCATGTGA
- the STAT3 gene encoding signal transducer and activator of transcription 3 isoform X3: MAQWNQLQQLDTRYLEQLHQLYSDSFPMELRQFLAPWIESQDWAYAASKESHATLVFHNLLGEIDQQYSRFLQESNVLYQHNLRRIKQFLQSRYLEKPMEIARIVARCLWEESRLLQTAATAAQQGGQATHPTAAVVTEKQQMLEQHLQDVRKRVQDLEQKMKVVENLQDDFDFNYKTLKSQGDMQDLNGNNQSVTRQKMQQLEQMLTALDQMRRGIVSELAGLLSAMEYVQKMLADEELADWKRRQQIACIGGPPNICLDRLENWITSLAESQLQTRQQIKKLEELQQKVSYKGDPIVQHRPMLEERIVELFRNLMKSAFVVERQPCMPMHPDRPLVIKTGVQFTTKVRLLVKFPELNYQLKIKVCIDKDSGDVAALRGSRKFNILGTNTKVMNMEESNNGSLSAEFKHLTLREQRCGNGGRANCDASLIVTEELHLITFETEVYHQGLKIDLETHSLPVVVISNICQMPNAWASILWYNMLTNNPKNVNFFTKPPIGTWDQVAEVLSWQFSSTTKRGLSIEQLTTLAEKLLGPGVNYSGCQITWAKFCKENMAGKGFSFWVWLDNIIDLVKKYILALWNEGYIMGFISKERERAILSTKPPGTFLLRFSESSKEGGITFTWVEKDISGKTQIQSVEPYTKQQLNNMSFAEIIMGYKIMDATNILVSPLVYLYPDIPKEEAFGKYCRSESQEHSEATDSGSAAPYLKTKFICVTPNSIDLPMSPRTLDSLMQFGNNSEGAEANAGGQFESLTFDMELTPECASSPM; this comes from the exons ATGGCGCAGTGgaaccagctgcagcagctcgACACGCGGTACCTGGAGCAGCTCCACCAGCTCTACAGCGACAGCTTTCCCATGGAGCTGCGGCAGTTCCTGGCCCCGTGGATCGAGAGCCAGGACTG GGCGTATGCGGCCAGCAAGGAGTCTCACGCCACGCTGGTGTTTCACAACCTGCTGGGGGAGATCGACCAGCAGTACAGCCGCTTCCTGCAGGAGTCCAACGTCCTCTACCAGCACAACCTGCGCCGCATCAAGCAGTTCCTGCAG AGCAGGTACTTGGAGAAGCCGATGGAAATCGCCCGCATCGTGGCTCGCTGCCTGTGGGAAGAGTCCCGGCTCCTCCAGACGGCTGCCACCGCCGCCCAG CAAGGGGGACAGGCAACGCATCCAACAGCGGCTGTCGTGACGGAAAAGCAGCAGATGCTGGAGCAGCACCTGCAGGATGTGAGGAAGAGAGTGCAG GATCTGGAGCAGAAGATGAAAGTGGTGGAGAATCTACAGGATGACTTTGATTTTAACTACAAGACTTTGAAAAGCCAAGGAG ACATGCAGGATCTGAATGGGAACAACCAGTCGGTGACCCGGCAGAAgatgcagcagctggagcagatgcTCACGGCACTGGACCAGATGCGAAGG GGAATTGTGAGCGAGCTGGCGGGGCTGCTGTCGGCCATGGAGTATGTGCAGAAGATGCTGGCAGATGAGGAGCTGGCAGACTGGAAGAGGCGGCAGCAAATTGCTTGCATCGGTGGCCCCCCCAATATCTGCTTAGATCGGCTGGAGAACTG gataacctctctcgccGAATCGCAGCTACAGACCCGGCAGCAGATCAAGAAGTTGGAAGAACTGCAGCAGAAAGTGTCCTACAAGGGTGACCCAATTGTCCAGCACCGGCCCATGCTGGAGGAGCGGATTGTGGAGCTGTTCCGGAACCTGATGAAAAG CGCTTTTGTGGTGGAGAGGCAGCCCTGCATGCCCATGCACCCCGACCGGCCCCTTGTCATCAAAACTGGGGTGCAGTTCACCACCAAAGTCAG GTTGTTGGTCAAGTTTCCAGAGCTGAACTATCAGCTGAAAATTAAAGTCTGCATTGACAA GGACTCCGGGGATGTTGCAGCGCTTCGGGG GTCCCGGAAGTTTAACATCCTGGGGACAAACACCAAGGTCATGAACATGGAGGAGTCGAACAACGGCAGCCTCTCCGCAGAGTTCAAGCACCTG ACCCTGCGGGAGCAGCGGTGTGGGAACGGAGGCCGAGCCAACTGCGAC GCCTCGCTGATAGTCACTGAGGAGCTGCACCTCATCACCTTTGAGACAGAGGTGTATCACCAGGGGCTGAAGATCGACCTGGAG ACCCACTCGCTGCCTGTGGTGGTTATCTCCAACATCTGCCAGATGCCCAATGCCTGGGCATCCATCCTGTGGTACAATATGCTGACCAACAACCCCAAG AACGTGAACTTCTTCACCAAGCCGCCCATCGGGACCTGGGACCAGGTGGCAGAGGTGCTGAGCTGGCAGTTCTCCTCCACCACGAAGCGCGGCCTCAGCATCGAGCAGCTGACAACGCTGGCAGAGAAACTCCTAG GGCCAGGTGTGAATTACTCCGGCTGTCAGATCACCTGGGCCAAGTTCTGCAAG GAGAACATGGCTGGCAAAGGCTTCTCTTTCTGGGTCTGGCTGGACAACATCATTGACTTGGTGAAAAAGTACATCCTGGCGCTGTGGAACGAAGG GTACATCATGGGGTTCATCAGCAAGGAGCGGGAGCGAGCCATCCTGAGCACCAAGCCCCCGGGGACCTTCCTGCTGCGCTTCAGCGAGAGCAGCAAGGAGGGCGGCATCACCTTCACCTGGGTGGAGAAGGACATCAGTG GGAAGACGCAGATCCAGTCCGTGGAGCCCTACACCAAGCAGCAGCTGAACAACATGTCGTTTGCGGAGATCATCATGGGCTACAAAATCATGGATGCCACCAACATCCTGGTGTCCCCCCTGGTGTACCTGTACCCCGACATCCCCAAGGAGGAGGCTTTTGGGAAGTACTGCCGCTCGGAGAGCCAGGAGCACTCCGAAGCCACCGACTCAGGTA gtGCTGCTCCCTATCTGAAGACCAAGTTCATCTGTGTCACCCC CAACAGCATCGACCTGCCCATGTCCCCGCGCACCCTGGACTCGCTCATGCAGTTTGGCAACAACAGCGAGGGCGCGGAGGCCAATGCGGGAGGGCAGTTTG AGTCACTGACCTTCGACATGGAGCTGACGCCGGAGTGTGCTTCTTCACCCATGTGA
- the STAT3 gene encoding signal transducer and activator of transcription 3 isoform X6, giving the protein MAQWNQLQQLDTRYLEQLHQLYSDSFPMELRQFLAPWIESQDWAYAASKESHATLVFHNLLGEIDQQYSRFLQESNVLYQHNLRRIKQFLQSRYLEKPMEIARIVARCLWEESRLLQTAATAAQQGGQATHPTAAVVTEKQQMLEQHLQDVRKRVQDLEQKMKVVENLQDDFDFNYKTLKSQGDMQDLNGNNQSVTRQKMQQLEQMLTALDQMRRGIVSELAGLLSAMEYVQKMLADEELADWKRRQQIACIGGPPNICLDRLENWITSLAESQLQTRQQIKKLEELQQKVSYKGDPIVQHRPMLEERIVELFRNLMKSAFVVERQPCMPMHPDRPLVIKTGVQFTTKVRDSGDVAALRGSRKFNILGTNTKVMNMEESNNGSLSAEFKHLTLREQRCGNGGRANCDASLIVTEELHLITFETEVYHQGLKIDLETHSLPVVVISNICQMPNAWASILWYNMLTNNPKNVNFFTKPPIGTWDQVAEVLSWQFSSTTKRGLSIEQLTTLAEKLLGPGVNYSGCQITWAKFCKENMAGKGFSFWVWLDNIIDLVKKYILALWNEGYIMGFISKERERAILSTKPPGTFLLRFSESSKEGGITFTWVEKDISGKTQIQSVEPYTKQQLNNMSFAEIIMGYKIMDATNILVSPLVYLYPDIPKEEAFGKYCRSESQEHSEATDSGSAAPYLKTKFICVTPTSFSNSIDLPMSPRTLDSLMQFGNNSEGAEANAGGQFESLTFDMELTPECASSPM; this is encoded by the exons ATGGCGCAGTGgaaccagctgcagcagctcgACACGCGGTACCTGGAGCAGCTCCACCAGCTCTACAGCGACAGCTTTCCCATGGAGCTGCGGCAGTTCCTGGCCCCGTGGATCGAGAGCCAGGACTG GGCGTATGCGGCCAGCAAGGAGTCTCACGCCACGCTGGTGTTTCACAACCTGCTGGGGGAGATCGACCAGCAGTACAGCCGCTTCCTGCAGGAGTCCAACGTCCTCTACCAGCACAACCTGCGCCGCATCAAGCAGTTCCTGCAG AGCAGGTACTTGGAGAAGCCGATGGAAATCGCCCGCATCGTGGCTCGCTGCCTGTGGGAAGAGTCCCGGCTCCTCCAGACGGCTGCCACCGCCGCCCAG CAAGGGGGACAGGCAACGCATCCAACAGCGGCTGTCGTGACGGAAAAGCAGCAGATGCTGGAGCAGCACCTGCAGGATGTGAGGAAGAGAGTGCAG GATCTGGAGCAGAAGATGAAAGTGGTGGAGAATCTACAGGATGACTTTGATTTTAACTACAAGACTTTGAAAAGCCAAGGAG ACATGCAGGATCTGAATGGGAACAACCAGTCGGTGACCCGGCAGAAgatgcagcagctggagcagatgcTCACGGCACTGGACCAGATGCGAAGG GGAATTGTGAGCGAGCTGGCGGGGCTGCTGTCGGCCATGGAGTATGTGCAGAAGATGCTGGCAGATGAGGAGCTGGCAGACTGGAAGAGGCGGCAGCAAATTGCTTGCATCGGTGGCCCCCCCAATATCTGCTTAGATCGGCTGGAGAACTG gataacctctctcgccGAATCGCAGCTACAGACCCGGCAGCAGATCAAGAAGTTGGAAGAACTGCAGCAGAAAGTGTCCTACAAGGGTGACCCAATTGTCCAGCACCGGCCCATGCTGGAGGAGCGGATTGTGGAGCTGTTCCGGAACCTGATGAAAAG CGCTTTTGTGGTGGAGAGGCAGCCCTGCATGCCCATGCACCCCGACCGGCCCCTTGTCATCAAAACTGGGGTGCAGTTCACCACCAAAGTCAG GGACTCCGGGGATGTTGCAGCGCTTCGGGG GTCCCGGAAGTTTAACATCCTGGGGACAAACACCAAGGTCATGAACATGGAGGAGTCGAACAACGGCAGCCTCTCCGCAGAGTTCAAGCACCTG ACCCTGCGGGAGCAGCGGTGTGGGAACGGAGGCCGAGCCAACTGCGAC GCCTCGCTGATAGTCACTGAGGAGCTGCACCTCATCACCTTTGAGACAGAGGTGTATCACCAGGGGCTGAAGATCGACCTGGAG ACCCACTCGCTGCCTGTGGTGGTTATCTCCAACATCTGCCAGATGCCCAATGCCTGGGCATCCATCCTGTGGTACAATATGCTGACCAACAACCCCAAG AACGTGAACTTCTTCACCAAGCCGCCCATCGGGACCTGGGACCAGGTGGCAGAGGTGCTGAGCTGGCAGTTCTCCTCCACCACGAAGCGCGGCCTCAGCATCGAGCAGCTGACAACGCTGGCAGAGAAACTCCTAG GGCCAGGTGTGAATTACTCCGGCTGTCAGATCACCTGGGCCAAGTTCTGCAAG GAGAACATGGCTGGCAAAGGCTTCTCTTTCTGGGTCTGGCTGGACAACATCATTGACTTGGTGAAAAAGTACATCCTGGCGCTGTGGAACGAAGG GTACATCATGGGGTTCATCAGCAAGGAGCGGGAGCGAGCCATCCTGAGCACCAAGCCCCCGGGGACCTTCCTGCTGCGCTTCAGCGAGAGCAGCAAGGAGGGCGGCATCACCTTCACCTGGGTGGAGAAGGACATCAGTG GGAAGACGCAGATCCAGTCCGTGGAGCCCTACACCAAGCAGCAGCTGAACAACATGTCGTTTGCGGAGATCATCATGGGCTACAAAATCATGGATGCCACCAACATCCTGGTGTCCCCCCTGGTGTACCTGTACCCCGACATCCCCAAGGAGGAGGCTTTTGGGAAGTACTGCCGCTCGGAGAGCCAGGAGCACTCCGAAGCCACCGACTCAGGTA gtGCTGCTCCCTATCTGAAGACCAAGTTCATCTGTGTCACCCC CACTTCCTTCAGCAACAGCATCGACCTGCCCATGTCCCCGCGCACCCTGGACTCGCTCATGCAGTTTGGCAACAACAGCGAGGGCGCGGAGGCCAATGCGGGAGGGCAGTTTG AGTCACTGACCTTCGACATGGAGCTGACGCCGGAGTGTGCTTCTTCACCCATGTGA
- the STAT3 gene encoding signal transducer and activator of transcription 3 isoform X10 produces MAQWNQLQQLDTRYLEQLHQLYSDSFPMELRQFLAPWIESQDWAYAASKESHATLVFHNLLGEIDQQYSRFLQESNVLYQHNLRRIKQFLQSRYLEKPMEIARIVARCLWEESRLLQTAATAAQQGGQATHPTAAVVTEKQQMLEQHLQDVRKRVQDLEQKMKVVENLQDDFDFNYKTLKSQGDMQDLNGNNQSVTRQKMQQLEQMLTALDQMRRGIVSELAGLLSAMEYVQKMLADEELADWKRRQQIACIGGPPNICLDRLENWITSLAESQLQTRQQIKKLEELQQKVSYKGDPIVQHRPMLEERIVELFRNLMKSAFVVERQPCMPMHPDRPLVIKTGVQFTTKVRLLVKFPELNYQLKIKVCIDKDSGDVAALRGSRKFNILGTNTKVMNMEESNNGSLSAEFKHLTLREQRCGNGGRANCDASLIVTEELHLITFETEVYHQGLKIDLETHSLPVVVISNICQMPNAWASILWYNMLTNNPKNVNFFTKPPIGTWDQVAEVLSWQFSSTTKRGLSIEQLTTLAEKLLGPGVNYSGCQITWAKFCKENMAGKGFSFWVWLDNIIDLVKKYILALWNEGYIMGFISKERERAILSTKPPGTFLLRFSESSKEGGITFTWVEKDISGKTQIQSVEPYTKQQLNNMSFAEIIMGYKIMDATNILVSPLVYLYPDIPKEEAFGKYCRSESQEHSEATEDSLMQFGNNSEGAEANAGGQFESLTFDMELTPECASSPM; encoded by the exons ATGGCGCAGTGgaaccagctgcagcagctcgACACGCGGTACCTGGAGCAGCTCCACCAGCTCTACAGCGACAGCTTTCCCATGGAGCTGCGGCAGTTCCTGGCCCCGTGGATCGAGAGCCAGGACTG GGCGTATGCGGCCAGCAAGGAGTCTCACGCCACGCTGGTGTTTCACAACCTGCTGGGGGAGATCGACCAGCAGTACAGCCGCTTCCTGCAGGAGTCCAACGTCCTCTACCAGCACAACCTGCGCCGCATCAAGCAGTTCCTGCAG AGCAGGTACTTGGAGAAGCCGATGGAAATCGCCCGCATCGTGGCTCGCTGCCTGTGGGAAGAGTCCCGGCTCCTCCAGACGGCTGCCACCGCCGCCCAG CAAGGGGGACAGGCAACGCATCCAACAGCGGCTGTCGTGACGGAAAAGCAGCAGATGCTGGAGCAGCACCTGCAGGATGTGAGGAAGAGAGTGCAG GATCTGGAGCAGAAGATGAAAGTGGTGGAGAATCTACAGGATGACTTTGATTTTAACTACAAGACTTTGAAAAGCCAAGGAG ACATGCAGGATCTGAATGGGAACAACCAGTCGGTGACCCGGCAGAAgatgcagcagctggagcagatgcTCACGGCACTGGACCAGATGCGAAGG GGAATTGTGAGCGAGCTGGCGGGGCTGCTGTCGGCCATGGAGTATGTGCAGAAGATGCTGGCAGATGAGGAGCTGGCAGACTGGAAGAGGCGGCAGCAAATTGCTTGCATCGGTGGCCCCCCCAATATCTGCTTAGATCGGCTGGAGAACTG gataacctctctcgccGAATCGCAGCTACAGACCCGGCAGCAGATCAAGAAGTTGGAAGAACTGCAGCAGAAAGTGTCCTACAAGGGTGACCCAATTGTCCAGCACCGGCCCATGCTGGAGGAGCGGATTGTGGAGCTGTTCCGGAACCTGATGAAAAG CGCTTTTGTGGTGGAGAGGCAGCCCTGCATGCCCATGCACCCCGACCGGCCCCTTGTCATCAAAACTGGGGTGCAGTTCACCACCAAAGTCAG GTTGTTGGTCAAGTTTCCAGAGCTGAACTATCAGCTGAAAATTAAAGTCTGCATTGACAA GGACTCCGGGGATGTTGCAGCGCTTCGGGG GTCCCGGAAGTTTAACATCCTGGGGACAAACACCAAGGTCATGAACATGGAGGAGTCGAACAACGGCAGCCTCTCCGCAGAGTTCAAGCACCTG ACCCTGCGGGAGCAGCGGTGTGGGAACGGAGGCCGAGCCAACTGCGAC GCCTCGCTGATAGTCACTGAGGAGCTGCACCTCATCACCTTTGAGACAGAGGTGTATCACCAGGGGCTGAAGATCGACCTGGAG ACCCACTCGCTGCCTGTGGTGGTTATCTCCAACATCTGCCAGATGCCCAATGCCTGGGCATCCATCCTGTGGTACAATATGCTGACCAACAACCCCAAG AACGTGAACTTCTTCACCAAGCCGCCCATCGGGACCTGGGACCAGGTGGCAGAGGTGCTGAGCTGGCAGTTCTCCTCCACCACGAAGCGCGGCCTCAGCATCGAGCAGCTGACAACGCTGGCAGAGAAACTCCTAG GGCCAGGTGTGAATTACTCCGGCTGTCAGATCACCTGGGCCAAGTTCTGCAAG GAGAACATGGCTGGCAAAGGCTTCTCTTTCTGGGTCTGGCTGGACAACATCATTGACTTGGTGAAAAAGTACATCCTGGCGCTGTGGAACGAAGG GTACATCATGGGGTTCATCAGCAAGGAGCGGGAGCGAGCCATCCTGAGCACCAAGCCCCCGGGGACCTTCCTGCTGCGCTTCAGCGAGAGCAGCAAGGAGGGCGGCATCACCTTCACCTGGGTGGAGAAGGACATCAGTG GGAAGACGCAGATCCAGTCCGTGGAGCCCTACACCAAGCAGCAGCTGAACAACATGTCGTTTGCGGAGATCATCATGGGCTACAAAATCATGGATGCCACCAACATCCTGGTGTCCCCCCTGGTGTACCTGTACCCCGACATCCCCAAGGAGGAGGCTTTTGGGAAGTACTGCCGCTCGGAGAGCCAGGAGCACTCCGAAGCCACCGA GGACTCGCTCATGCAGTTTGGCAACAACAGCGAGGGCGCGGAGGCCAATGCGGGAGGGCAGTTTG AGTCACTGACCTTCGACATGGAGCTGACGCCGGAGTGTGCTTCTTCACCCATGTGA